In a single window of the Streptomyces sp. NBC_00353 genome:
- a CDS encoding glycosyltransferase — protein sequence MQTLIHAWDQIYSSWRQLHWYGVAVGSLLGIKLLLSIRRRRSPGLTFRKTSHRLNIHGVVTVYNESPAMLRRCLESILAQTLPPQSLTVIDDCSADQSAAALIGEMRPQFDRAGIRLDFIRFPDNRGKRHGLAAGFRQDLLADAYLCIDSDTVLDKHAVAELAEPFGERRVHCVTGLVLAHNRDTNLLTRLIDMRYVNAFLGERVAYSRLGSVLCACGSLAMYRGWVIRKNLDDFLDQRFLGRPATFGDDRRLTYYCLTEGKSLIQPCAVGYTDVPERLGHYIRQQVRWGKSFIREGFLLFAKFRLSRMYWWLNLIELVTWVAFTAAMITALVAIALHPTGWALLASYIGYMCVMSWVRSIHYLRGAAMVGLVDRVLTFLAAPLYALLNITLLLPLRLWSLATLRHTKWGTRAKIEVGEDIEAPEGRGGAPVPSLAIPHQAGTANSRSGPAYSPDDGVARPVFDFPAPQTQVVQ from the coding sequence ATGCAGACCCTCATACACGCCTGGGACCAGATCTACTCGTCCTGGCGCCAATTGCACTGGTACGGGGTGGCCGTCGGCTCTCTCCTCGGTATCAAGTTGCTCCTGTCCATCCGCCGACGCCGCAGCCCCGGGCTCACATTCAGGAAAACGAGCCATCGGCTCAACATTCACGGGGTCGTCACGGTGTACAACGAATCCCCCGCGATGCTGAGGCGCTGCCTGGAATCAATCCTCGCGCAGACCCTTCCGCCTCAGTCTTTGACGGTCATCGACGACTGCTCCGCCGACCAGTCGGCCGCTGCCCTCATCGGGGAGATGCGCCCGCAGTTCGACCGGGCCGGAATCCGTCTCGACTTCATCCGGTTCCCCGACAACCGCGGCAAGCGCCACGGACTCGCCGCAGGCTTCCGGCAGGACCTGCTCGCGGACGCGTATCTGTGCATCGACTCCGACACGGTGCTCGACAAGCACGCCGTCGCCGAACTCGCCGAACCCTTCGGGGAGCGCCGCGTCCATTGCGTCACCGGGTTGGTCCTCGCCCACAACCGCGACACCAACCTCCTCACGCGCCTGATCGACATGCGGTACGTCAACGCCTTCCTCGGCGAACGGGTCGCCTACTCCCGTCTCGGTTCCGTCCTGTGCGCCTGTGGCTCCCTCGCGATGTACCGGGGATGGGTCATACGCAAGAATCTCGACGACTTCCTCGACCAGCGGTTCCTCGGTCGCCCCGCGACCTTCGGTGACGACCGGCGCCTCACGTACTACTGCCTCACCGAGGGCAAGTCCCTCATCCAGCCGTGCGCTGTCGGTTACACCGACGTCCCCGAACGACTCGGGCACTACATCCGCCAGCAGGTCCGCTGGGGCAAGTCCTTCATCCGCGAAGGGTTCCTGCTCTTCGCCAAGTTCCGGCTGAGCCGTATGTACTGGTGGCTCAATCTGATCGAGCTCGTCACCTGGGTCGCCTTCACCGCGGCCATGATCACCGCCCTCGTGGCCATCGCGCTGCACCCGACCGGTTGGGCCCTGCTCGCCAGCTACATCGGCTACATGTGTGTCATGTCGTGGGTGCGCTCCATCCACTACCTGCGCGGCGCCGCCATGGTCGGGCTCGTCGACCGCGTGCTGACGTTCCTGGCCGCTCCGCTGTACGCGCTGCTCAACATCACGCTGCTGCTGCCGCTGCGCCTGTGGTCCCTGGCGACCCTGCGCCACACCAAATGGGGCACCCGCGCCAAGATCGAGGTCGGCGAGGACATCGAAGCTCCCGAGGGCCGCGGCGGTGCTCCGGTCCCGTCCCTCGCAATCCCCCACCAGGCCGGCACCGCGAACTCACGGAGCGGACCCGCGTACAGCCCGGACGACGGAGTTGCACGGCCGGTCTTCGATTTCCCTGCCCCCCAGACGCAGGTCGTCCAGTAG
- a CDS encoding cellulose binding domain-containing protein: MFKTLLLVIAVAAGGLALYPEWRAAHQAPPQLTIRYKAGSPATAAVAQPWLEVVNTSKKRVLLSDVTIRYYFTGDGASSYAFNCVQAAVGCSNIAGETVAPADPGTTADRYLQISFTTGAGSLAPGAKSGAIGLQLYRPDGRKLNQLNDRSFNAADTTFQASRTVTAYLRGAHVWGDEPTGRADYTGSTGSTGSTGSTGHSVASAPGSSVPRPRPAHPRGIVFDDFHYSGPDDPALHAHGWLVRTSPGGPGIRDTWSAAGVSFPVEKTAAGGQVMQLRASTDGTKASTKQAEVQSSGTDFLTGTYAARIYFNDKPTSGRNGDHVNESFYTISPNNSRYSELDNEYMPNGGWGAPGPKLDTTSWYSADTGDRVTHKLVSSLQGWHTMVITAVHGVATYSVDGHKLFSSGGKYFPRQNMSINFNTWFVDLPFTGPRAWDMQVNWFYYNADKAQSLADVQKSVNGLYDSGTHYVNTVSKH; encoded by the coding sequence GTGTTCAAGACGCTGCTCCTGGTGATCGCCGTTGCCGCCGGTGGCCTCGCGCTCTATCCCGAGTGGCGTGCCGCGCATCAAGCGCCCCCGCAGCTCACCATCCGGTACAAGGCGGGGAGCCCTGCCACGGCCGCGGTGGCCCAGCCATGGCTGGAAGTTGTCAACACCTCCAAAAAGAGGGTGCTCCTGTCAGACGTGACGATTCGCTACTACTTCACCGGAGACGGGGCTTCCTCGTACGCGTTCAACTGCGTCCAGGCCGCTGTCGGCTGCTCGAACATCGCCGGGGAGACTGTCGCGCCGGCCGATCCCGGCACCACCGCCGACCGCTACCTCCAGATCAGCTTCACGACGGGCGCCGGCAGCCTGGCACCCGGCGCCAAGAGCGGGGCCATCGGACTGCAGCTGTATCGCCCCGACGGCAGGAAGCTGAACCAGCTGAACGACCGTTCATTCAATGCCGCTGACACCACCTTTCAGGCGTCGAGGACGGTGACCGCGTACCTGCGCGGTGCGCATGTCTGGGGGGACGAGCCCACCGGCCGTGCCGACTACACCGGATCTACCGGCTCCACCGGCTCCACCGGCTCCACCGGCCACTCTGTTGCGTCCGCACCGGGCTCGTCCGTTCCGCGCCCGAGGCCTGCTCACCCGCGCGGGATCGTGTTCGACGACTTCCACTACAGCGGCCCCGACGATCCCGCACTCCACGCCCACGGCTGGCTGGTGCGTACCAGCCCGGGCGGTCCGGGGATCCGCGACACATGGTCGGCCGCCGGCGTCAGTTTCCCGGTCGAGAAAACCGCTGCGGGCGGCCAGGTCATGCAACTGCGGGCCAGCACCGACGGGACAAAGGCGAGCACCAAGCAGGCCGAGGTGCAGAGCAGCGGCACCGACTTCCTGACGGGGACCTACGCCGCCCGGATCTACTTCAACGACAAGCCCACGAGTGGTCGCAACGGCGACCACGTCAACGAGTCCTTCTACACGATCTCGCCCAACAACTCGCGCTACAGCGAACTCGACAACGAGTACATGCCGAACGGGGGCTGGGGTGCGCCGGGTCCCAAACTCGACACCACGAGCTGGTACAGCGCCGACACCGGGGACCGGGTCACACACAAACTGGTCTCCAGCCTTCAGGGCTGGCACACCATGGTGATCACGGCCGTGCACGGCGTGGCCACCTACTCGGTGGACGGCCACAAGCTGTTCAGCAGCGGCGGCAAGTACTTCCCACGCCAGAACATGTCCATCAACTTCAATACCTGGTTCGTGGACCTCCCCTTCACGGGTCCGCGCGCCTGGGACATGCAGGTCAACTGGTTCTACTACAACGCCGACAAGGCCCAGTCCCTGGCGGATGTACAGAAGTCTGTGAACGGCCTCTACGACAGCGGCACCCATTACGTCAACACCGTCTCCAAGCACTGA
- a CDS encoding HIT family protein, with product MALRDCPVTPKSCVVRAKELAGERRPVLATSGRMTCVFCCLISENSARWIFRGPTVAAFAPLDPLAPGHALVIPTSHYVDIFDTPPEVLAETMALVQRLSGTMRTALEAGGVNILSASGPGSEQSVPHLHFHVVPRWADDGFSTWPTDQSQHRTAGDPVIQLADAMAAGHAA from the coding sequence GTGGCATTGCGCGACTGCCCGGTTACTCCGAAGTCCTGTGTCGTCCGGGCGAAGGAATTGGCTGGTGAGCGCCGCCCGGTTCTGGCAACGTCAGGCCGTATGACCTGTGTGTTCTGCTGCTTGATCAGCGAAAACTCGGCTCGTTGGATATTCCGCGGCCCCACGGTGGCTGCCTTCGCTCCACTTGATCCACTCGCGCCGGGGCACGCCCTGGTGATTCCGACATCCCACTACGTGGACATCTTCGATACGCCGCCGGAGGTACTGGCCGAGACCATGGCGCTGGTCCAGCGCCTTTCCGGAACGATGCGGACTGCATTGGAGGCCGGCGGCGTGAACATCCTCAGTGCAAGCGGCCCCGGCTCCGAGCAGTCGGTCCCTCATTTGCACTTCCATGTGGTTCCCCGGTGGGCTGATGACGGGTTCTCGACCTGGCCGACGGATCAGTCCCAACACCGGACGGCCGGAGATCCTGTCATCCAGCTCGCCGACGCCATGGCAGCCGGTCACGCAGCCTGA
- a CDS encoding aminoglycoside phosphotransferase family protein, which translates to MIGIPEVFARSTVEREGERGAAWLAELPGIVEELLERWGCVPDGGVMHGGVGVIVPVRRRAEGTAVLKVSFPHPGNVHEPDAFSAWGGRGAVLLYERDDERFAMLLERIRTSTLAEVHNGDEVVTVAGRISRRLAIPAPPGLPRLGEQADVWEAQLRKDAGELAHTLSRYVVDAAVATVRELGRVQPDTLIHGDLHARNILRADREPWLAVDPKGFAGDPAYDGGTLLKSRALTLLKSDDLRKAVHRTLYVFAEAAELDRERARRWAQFHAVQAAFWGRRHGFRIARSGSRLDRLTEFVDHLAELLTELA; encoded by the coding sequence ATGATCGGGATACCAGAGGTGTTCGCGCGGAGCACCGTCGAGCGTGAGGGAGAGCGCGGGGCGGCGTGGCTCGCCGAACTGCCCGGGATCGTAGAGGAGCTGCTGGAGCGCTGGGGGTGCGTGCCGGATGGCGGGGTGATGCACGGGGGTGTCGGGGTCATCGTCCCGGTGCGACGGCGGGCTGAAGGGACCGCCGTGCTGAAGGTGTCGTTTCCGCACCCCGGCAACGTGCACGAACCGGACGCGTTTTCGGCGTGGGGCGGCCGCGGAGCTGTCCTGCTGTACGAGCGCGACGACGAGCGGTTCGCGATGCTGCTGGAGCGGATCCGGACGTCGACACTTGCAGAGGTTCACAACGGCGATGAGGTCGTGACTGTCGCAGGGCGGATCAGTCGCCGGCTGGCCATCCCCGCGCCGCCTGGCCTGCCCCGGCTGGGCGAGCAGGCCGACGTCTGGGAGGCGCAGCTGCGCAAGGATGCCGGGGAGCTGGCGCACACACTGTCGCGTTACGTGGTGGACGCCGCTGTAGCGACCGTTCGCGAGCTGGGCCGCGTCCAGCCGGACACCCTCATCCACGGCGATCTCCACGCCCGAAACATCCTGCGCGCCGACCGTGAGCCATGGCTGGCCGTTGACCCCAAGGGATTTGCAGGAGACCCCGCCTACGACGGCGGCACGCTGCTCAAGTCGCGCGCGCTGACACTCCTCAAGTCGGACGATCTGCGCAAGGCTGTCCACCGCACGCTGTACGTCTTTGCCGAGGCCGCGGAACTCGACCGCGAACGTGCCCGACGCTGGGCCCAGTTCCATGCCGTCCAGGCTGCGTTCTGGGGCCGCCGACACGGATTCCGTATAGCCCGCAGCGGATCACGACTGGACCGGCTCACCGAATTCGTCGACCACCTGGCGGAGTTGCTCACGGAACTCGCCTAG
- a CDS encoding RNA-guided endonuclease InsQ/TnpB family protein: MIRAYKFLMRPTARQAVALGEMLRDHCSLYNGALEERRDAYRHPSKTSIRYGVQSGQLKDIRAFDPERQGRWSFSSQQATLRRLDKAFAAFFRRVAAGLAPGYPRFRGVSWFDTVEFPKDGDGVRWDSTPHDRVTRVRFQGIGHVKVNQHRPVAGKVKTVSVKREGRKWFVVLTAEQDQPERLPATGSMVGIDLGIANFLADSGGGFVPNPRHARKAAVKLQAAQQALSQFPRRKAKDRTRNHQRAVEKVVSLHGKVRRQRLDHAHKTALHLVREHDFIAHEDLKIRNMSKAPAPKPDPEVPGSFLPNGATAKAGLNRSITDAGWGVFLAILNAKAESAGREVMAVDPRNTSRRCPACGHTAKENRPTQAKFHCTACGHTAHADTVGALNVLRAGLVRRNADTA; encoded by the coding sequence ATGATTCGTGCGTACAAGTTTCTGATGCGGCCCACCGCCCGGCAGGCGGTCGCGCTCGGTGAGATGCTGCGCGATCATTGTTCCCTGTACAACGGGGCGTTAGAGGAACGGCGCGATGCCTACCGTCATCCCTCGAAGACGAGCATCAGGTACGGGGTGCAGTCCGGGCAACTGAAGGACATCCGGGCGTTCGATCCGGAGCGTCAGGGGCGTTGGTCGTTCTCCTCGCAGCAGGCCACTTTGCGCCGGTTGGACAAGGCGTTCGCGGCGTTCTTCCGCCGGGTCGCAGCCGGTCTGGCGCCGGGGTATCCGCGTTTTCGTGGGGTGAGCTGGTTCGACACGGTGGAGTTCCCGAAGGACGGCGACGGGGTCCGGTGGGACTCCACCCCGCACGACCGGGTCACCCGCGTCCGCTTCCAGGGCATCGGGCATGTCAAGGTCAACCAGCACCGGCCCGTGGCCGGCAAGGTCAAGACCGTCTCGGTCAAGCGTGAGGGCCGCAAGTGGTTCGTCGTGCTGACTGCCGAACAGGACCAGCCCGAACGGCTCCCGGCAACGGGCAGCATGGTCGGCATCGACCTGGGCATCGCGAACTTCCTCGCCGACTCGGGCGGCGGGTTCGTGCCCAACCCGAGGCACGCTCGCAAGGCCGCTGTGAAGCTTCAGGCCGCGCAACAGGCCCTGTCCCAGTTCCCGCGGCGCAAGGCGAAGGACCGTACCCGCAACCACCAGCGTGCGGTGGAGAAGGTCGTGTCCCTGCACGGCAAGGTGCGGCGCCAGCGGCTCGACCACGCGCACAAGACCGCCCTCCACCTGGTCCGCGAGCACGACTTCATCGCGCACGAAGACCTCAAGATCCGCAACATGAGCAAGGCGCCCGCACCGAAGCCCGACCCCGAGGTCCCCGGCAGTTTCCTGCCCAACGGGGCCACGGCCAAGGCCGGACTCAACCGTTCCATCACAGATGCTGGTTGGGGGGTGTTCCTCGCGATCCTGAATGCCAAGGCTGAGAGTGCCGGGCGGGAAGTGATGGCCGTGGACCCCCGCAACACCTCCCGGCGGTGTCCCGCATGCGGGCACACCGCGAAGGAGAACCGGCCCACACAGGCGAAGTTCCACTGCACCGCGTGCGGCCACACCGCGCACGCCGACACGGTGGGCGCCCTGAACGTTCTACGGGCCGGGCTGGTCCGTCGCAACGCCGACACGGCTTAG
- a CDS encoding nuclear transport factor 2 family protein, which translates to MRLLDPDVRASRSLVSELLDPEFLEIGASGRRWDATSILTVTSDGSVVPEAPVKVSEMSGAVLAPGIVHLTYFADHSGQRAWRSSVWRLTEAGWRMYFHQGTLTS; encoded by the coding sequence ATGCGGCTTCTTGACCCTGACGTGCGTGCTTCGCGGTCCCTGGTCTCGGAGCTCCTGGACCCGGAGTTCCTCGAGATCGGAGCGTCGGGGCGGCGTTGGGACGCGACGTCGATTCTCACGGTGACGAGTGACGGTTCGGTGGTCCCCGAAGCTCCGGTGAAGGTCAGCGAGATGTCGGGGGCCGTACTCGCTCCCGGCATCGTTCATCTGACGTACTTCGCCGACCACAGCGGGCAACGAGCATGGCGCAGCTCCGTGTGGCGGCTGACGGAAGCGGGCTGGCGCATGTACTTCCACCAGGGCACTTTGACAAGCTGA
- a CDS encoding MIP/aquaporin family protein has protein sequence MTATHESATGSHIAAEPQPAPGATPPRTPLVAKAAAELCGTAALVAVVVGSGIQATELTHDVGLQLLANSLATVFGLGVLITLLGPVSGAHFNPAVTLAEWWTTRRGGAGVTLREAAVYVPAQIVGAIAGAVLADAMFGEPLVKWSTHDRSAGHLLLGEVVATAGLILLIFGLARTDRLRFAPVAVASYIGAAYWFTSSTSFANPAVTIGRAFTDTFAGIAPGSVAGFIGVQLVGAVVGLALVALIFMPGRDAAEQPAV, from the coding sequence TTGACCGCCACCCACGAGTCCGCCACGGGGTCCCACATAGCGGCCGAACCGCAGCCGGCGCCGGGCGCCACCCCGCCCCGTACCCCGCTGGTCGCCAAGGCAGCCGCCGAACTGTGCGGTACGGCGGCCCTGGTGGCGGTCGTGGTCGGCTCCGGCATCCAGGCCACCGAGCTGACCCACGACGTCGGTCTCCAACTGCTGGCCAACTCCCTGGCCACCGTCTTCGGGCTCGGCGTCCTGATCACGCTGCTCGGCCCGGTCTCCGGCGCGCACTTCAACCCCGCCGTCACGCTGGCCGAGTGGTGGACCACCCGGCGCGGCGGCGCCGGAGTCACCCTTCGGGAGGCGGCCGTGTACGTCCCCGCGCAGATCGTCGGTGCGATCGCAGGCGCCGTTCTGGCCGATGCGATGTTCGGCGAGCCGCTGGTGAAGTGGTCCACCCACGACCGCTCTGCCGGGCACCTACTGCTGGGCGAAGTCGTCGCCACCGCCGGACTGATCCTGCTGATCTTCGGCCTGGCCCGCACCGACCGCCTGCGCTTTGCCCCCGTGGCCGTTGCCTCGTACATCGGCGCCGCCTACTGGTTCACGTCCTCGACGTCCTTCGCCAACCCGGCGGTGACGATCGGCCGCGCTTTCACCGACACCTTCGCGGGCATCGCACCGGGCTCTGTCGCGGGCTTCATCGGCGTGCAGCTCGTCGGCGCGGTGGTGGGGCTGGCGCTGGTGGCGCTCATCTTCATGCCAGGTCGGGACGCCGCCGAGCAGCCCGCCGTATGA
- a CDS encoding ArsR/SmtB family transcription factor — protein MMTSVDTDLIRVLADPLRLRIVTLLARETLCTTHLVEETGARQTNLSNHLKVLREAGVVETEPCGRFTYYRLKPDVIASLAGQFADLAEAARATAESNVKRSCP, from the coding sequence ATGATGACGTCAGTCGACACTGACCTGATCCGGGTTCTGGCCGACCCGCTCAGGCTCCGGATCGTGACCCTGCTCGCCCGGGAGACGCTCTGCACCACGCACCTGGTCGAGGAGACGGGTGCCAGGCAGACCAACCTCTCCAACCACCTGAAGGTGCTGCGGGAGGCGGGAGTGGTCGAGACGGAGCCGTGTGGCCGGTTCACCTACTACCGGCTCAAGCCTGATGTCATCGCCTCCCTCGCCGGCCAGTTCGCCGACCTCGCGGAAGCCGCGCGCGCCACCGCTGAAAGCAATGTCAAGCGGTCCTGCCCCTGA
- a CDS encoding arsenate reductase ArsC — MSSSPLASVLFVCVHNAGRSQMAAGFLNHFAGDRIEVRSAGSIPGDQVNPAAVEAMKELGIDISDQKPKILTTEAVQASDYVITMGCGDACPIFPGKKYLDWALEDPAGKGVESVRPIRDEIKTRIEALISEIDAKQEA; from the coding sequence ATGTCCTCCAGCCCGCTCGCCTCCGTGCTCTTCGTCTGCGTCCACAACGCCGGTCGCTCGCAGATGGCCGCCGGATTCCTCAACCATTTCGCCGGCGACCGGATCGAGGTCCGCTCCGCCGGTTCCATCCCGGGTGACCAGGTCAACCCGGCCGCGGTCGAGGCGATGAAGGAACTCGGCATCGACATCTCCGACCAGAAGCCGAAGATCCTCACCACCGAGGCCGTGCAGGCGTCGGACTACGTGATCACGATGGGCTGCGGCGACGCCTGCCCGATCTTCCCCGGCAAGAAGTACCTCGACTGGGCACTGGAGGACCCGGCGGGCAAGGGCGTCGAGTCCGTACGTCCGATCCGCGACGAGATCAAGACCCGCATCGAGGCCCTGATCTCCGAGATCGACGCCAAGCAGGAGGCGTGA
- a CDS encoding ABC transporter permease yields the protein MISVLTIGLVFVSVFLAAFHTPQAHRLPVAVAASDKTAAHFDVRLQRVSPDGFQVDRYPDNASARRAVEHRQAYAALLADGGEPRIVYAGANGPAVSALVAPLASLCTQSCRPAEEKWPVIDILPLSSGDSRGLSVFYASFGLVLAGFLFGQMTYQVAPRLSFGQRVSSLALFAVVGGLATALIASTAFGAIPGPFLGIAGLVALMAGAVAAATVLLIRIFGPIGVLLASIFMIVMGNASSGGVLPPEFLPGWLKPLASVMPPGVGVRALDGIAYFHHDGLVSGVVVLSAWIALCIAALFFLDKIAASAAILHAARP from the coding sequence GTGATCTCTGTGCTGACCATCGGCCTGGTCTTCGTCAGCGTCTTCCTCGCCGCCTTCCATACGCCCCAGGCACACCGGCTGCCGGTCGCCGTCGCCGCATCTGACAAGACCGCGGCACATTTCGACGTTCGGCTGCAGCGTGTCTCGCCAGACGGCTTCCAGGTCGACCGGTACCCGGACAATGCCTCGGCCCGTCGGGCGGTTGAGCACCGCCAGGCGTATGCCGCGTTGTTGGCCGACGGCGGCGAGCCCAGGATCGTGTACGCGGGTGCGAACGGTCCTGCGGTGTCCGCGCTGGTGGCGCCGCTCGCCAGTCTGTGCACCCAGAGCTGTCGGCCGGCAGAGGAGAAATGGCCCGTGATCGACATCCTTCCGCTGTCGAGTGGAGACAGCCGGGGTCTATCGGTCTTCTATGCGTCATTCGGGCTGGTGCTGGCAGGGTTTCTCTTCGGTCAGATGACCTACCAAGTGGCACCGCGCCTCTCTTTCGGGCAGCGCGTGAGCAGTTTGGCGCTGTTCGCGGTCGTTGGCGGGCTCGCGACAGCACTCATTGCGAGTACGGCCTTCGGAGCCATACCCGGTCCCTTTCTGGGCATCGCGGGGCTTGTGGCGCTGATGGCGGGGGCTGTAGCGGCGGCCACCGTACTTTTGATCCGGATCTTCGGCCCGATCGGAGTTCTGCTGGCGTCGATCTTCATGATCGTGATGGGTAACGCCAGCAGCGGTGGGGTGCTGCCGCCCGAATTTCTTCCTGGTTGGCTGAAACCACTCGCCTCGGTGATGCCTCCGGGCGTCGGCGTCCGCGCACTGGACGGGATCGCCTACTTCCACCACGACGGGCTGGTCAGCGGTGTTGTGGTTCTTTCGGCCTGGATCGCTCTGTGTATCGCGGCGCTTTTCTTCCTCGACAAGATCGCCGCATCGGCCGCGATCCTGCACGCCGCGAGGCCGTGA
- a CDS encoding MarR family winged helix-turn-helix transcriptional regulator, producing MAVKDPSERIGYLIWQISQAYTQRFERALRPLGLTQAQFSTLVRLSLDGPLSSAELARRCGVTAQSMGTALRGLVERGLVERRPHPTHGKIIEMCVTAAGKALALQGETALEPCEQETLEPFLPEEQEQVRTHLRRMLGALNAPALGPGNWNQHDGT from the coding sequence GTGGCGGTGAAGGATCCCAGCGAGCGCATCGGCTACCTGATTTGGCAGATCTCGCAGGCATACACGCAGCGCTTCGAACGGGCATTGCGCCCCCTCGGACTGACCCAGGCGCAATTCAGCACGCTTGTCCGATTGAGCCTGGACGGGCCTCTGTCCAGTGCCGAACTCGCCCGCCGATGCGGCGTCACCGCACAGTCCATGGGCACCGCGCTGCGGGGTCTGGTCGAGCGTGGACTGGTCGAGCGTCGCCCCCACCCCACGCACGGAAAGATCATCGAAATGTGCGTCACGGCCGCGGGCAAGGCCCTGGCACTACAGGGCGAGACCGCGCTCGAACCGTGCGAGCAGGAGACCCTGGAACCGTTCCTGCCCGAGGAACAGGAACAGGTGCGCACCCACCTCCGTCGCATGCTCGGCGCGCTCAACGCCCCGGCGCTCGGACCGGGCAACTGGAATCAGCACGACGGGACATGA